A region of Plutella xylostella chromosome 29, ilPluXylo3.1, whole genome shotgun sequence DNA encodes the following proteins:
- the LOC105382264 gene encoding mucin-19 isoform X5, giving the protein MWCLHFVAVLAAFGLLAPAYSNVIVRDDGNQFQDEDSQRQVISKNNYQRYSQTNAGNYDQGYNQRNENNGQQQYVNRPRYSQQQGGPVVIQRSTGGRSGSSWNSGLPPHLVEFMKNRLYSSQIRRTQRLQNNQATQQQQVVVPQNQVQYSSAQASAQSSAQSGTVSTTNAQAQAYAAQQAEEAAENKSLEEAEELLLEAEAQEERARQIEQQARQALQAAEIAEAEANQRLIEAERKEQLALARIHHPRGHLAPQTVTATSTAEATAVTQTTSGAPVPVPAAPVVPVVPAAPAVPLAPVPAPAAIVAAPAPVDYVGSPVYFNSAPDAYNAAPVSEYSEVPQGPVATTSYISEASVAPVAPLAPAPVDQQYASATSSSVAQTSQGPALAPTSAGVAQATASAASAVTVATQQEQQANAAFAQARAVVQQAYNNYAQAQVALQQAQTQAIAAAQAAQGPNGNAAAAFAAAQAAQVAQSQFNDAAVQLQQAEEAYAQAQAAQQQAAQSAAAALAAQQQAQALAASEAAAEQAAANAAAAASAQAVANNNAAQAQAAATATAAAATNAANAVTAANAANEQANANAAAAASAVAAQQQNLSQAQAAVVASTQQAQAIATAAAASQAQQQAAVAAAQQAVSTAAAGVNAAGTQLNQANAGLSAALAQVRQAQAALQQAQQAAQQANADAAAAAATNSQAAALAADQAAQNAAYGVYVAQNQLQQAEQAYQAALAAQQQATAVAQAAQSAQQQAASQAAAAQSAATAQAQQVALAQAAAEVAQEQATAQAASAAAANQQAVANAQAAASAQIQAANAQAEASAQAVAAANQAATTQAAVNAANAANAADAAAAAQAAAAAQAANIQATTNAQAAAIAQAAIDAANAANAANAANAANAANAANAANAANAANAASAANAANAANAANAASAANAASAANAANAANAANAINAANAQTAANAQAANAQAAATAEANAEAAALASATSAFPGLLQFLQSLGYGPASAPGSLVLPSLPAAPVVAPTSSAATSISSATAPGYPGAPVSASTTSKSTSLTSAPAGPGAPVTTSTATTSTSTTSVAPVAGVAPVAGVAPGAGVAPVAGVAPVAGVAPVAGVAPGAGVAPGAGVAPVAGVAPGAGVAPGAGVAPVAGVAPGGSSAAVAASSAAIAAAIAQENNAAQVLAQAEANEQQAQAVYQAAITALHQAQAAAQAAFAATQQPNGTADITALNAALQAIQTANNNVNNASVQLHQAHQALAQARVVQRQAQTAVMNAVSLQKQAEHKAAASQAAAAAAATAASQQAAATATAQAQAAQAQAQAAAQANAAAQAEQIAQADAQATAATLAAEQNAAAAATANTSASAGGLQGFLDYLQSLGFGGSAGANAAAGTATSQGTAGAPGSLGGLYGTQGAPGTVLGANGLGGVNGLGGVNGLGGVGGPNGLGGVGGTNGLGGVGAANGLGGLGNVNGLGGSGGLAGLNGLGGVSGVNGLGSLLGLNGLGGVGGANGLTGVVGANGLGGLGGINAALGLTGGVNGALENIGGLNAGGELSALAGLNLGGVGLDGLSGIAGLDGLTDLVGLGGANDLSGLGNQGGVNGLAGLLGLSANGANGGALTIGALGGAAGGQNVPVPTQTVASQSTAGSTVVSQGPGAVVPATTGAAPLVNDTPAQGGLSGLLAYLSSLGLPIPASLTAAINTSGVAPLPLTPAPVAQGVTPGVTPVPVAPGATPVPVSPAVLPVPGIGPTFLNPGVAPAPPAPGALPVPGTGQTFVNPGALPAPVAPGVVPAPLAPVGAPLPLTQGVAPAPVAPGLTPAPVAPVTSTSATSASTVTSAGPTGISAATAAAAAQVRQAVAAERIAAAQVASAQAVVRQAAAACSAAVVAAQAATTAAALEAAQTGYITAVDQYHQAQTNLAQAQATLRQAAAAVTAAVTSQLQASAQASSVAQAAANGAAAATAIQTDAGIQSSVQQLEANASAQAQASAQQAAAAATAEAAAETAFEQATAAAAAQAAAQNAANQAAANAAAQAATTAAGQAAVAQAQSTASGLSAGGAYPGVSGAYTGAPGTYGTTQGAYPGAAGALAGANAYTSSVPSAFPGAAVPGAPALAPGAVGNDYPSILPSFDEYFNGGAASLYPGAGYPGTAGIGGAGYPGYSLYPGSAYPGANTAAGSASSAATTTGAGYPGAPGTATSAATTATTVGAPGAPAGSPGFAYPGAPGTTASTATAASAAATSGAPAGYPGAPAGYPGAPATAASAATATTTSGAGYTGPAYPGASTAAAGSTATTSAGYPGAGSAYASANSSAASQTTSGVPQVSYGLSESPEQCTLVIIKTCNTVTNADGTQNTQCTTRTEPIGA; this is encoded by the exons ATGTGGTGTCTTCATTTCGTCGCCGTTCTGGCGGCATTTGGACTTCTGGCTCCAGCTT aTTCTAATGTTATAGTTAGGGACGATGGAAACCAATTCCAGGATGAAg ATAGTCAAAGACAagttataagtaaaaataattaccAACGTTATTCCCAAACCAATGCTGGAAACTATGACCAGG gaTACAACCAAAGGAATGAAAACAATGGTCAACAACAATATGTCAATA GACCACGATACAGCCAGCAACAAGgag GACCAGTAGTTATTCAAAGGAGTACAGGTGGAAGATCAG GATCTTCCTGGAACAGCGGACTGCCACCTCATCTTgttgaatttatgaaaaatcgTCTATACAgtt CTCAAATTCGTCGTACTCAAAGACTTCAGAATAATCAAGCAACCCAGCAACAGCAAGTCGTAGTCCCCCAAAACCAAGTGCAGTACAGCTCTGCTCAAGCCAGTGCGCAATCAAGTGCGCAAAGTGGGACAGTTAGCACTACCAATGCTCAAGCTCAAGCTTACGCTGCCCAACAAGCTGAGGAAGCCGCCGAAAACAAATCCTTGGAAGAAGCAGAAGAATTGCTCTTGGAAGCTGAAGCTCAAGAAGAGCGTGCTCGTCAAATTGAACAGCAAGCGAGACAGGCGTTGCAAGCAGCTGAAATAGCCGAAGCAGAGGCCAACCAGAGGCTGATAGAAGCTGAGAGGAAGGAACAGCTAGCTTTGGCTAGAATACACCACCCGAGGGGACACTTGGCTCCACAGACCGTAACAGCGACTTCAACTGCTGAAGCTACAGCAGTCACGCAAACAACATCCGGTGCTCCCGTGCCTGTGCCAGCTGCCCCAGTAGTGCCAGTAGTGCCAGCAGCCCCAGCAGTCCCACTAGCACCAGTGCCAGCCCCCGCAGCTATTGTAGCAGCACCAGCACCAGTAGACTACGTCGGATCTCCAGTGTACTTCAACTCAGCACCTGACGCGTATAATGCAGCTCCAGTTTCAGAGTATTCTGAAGTTCCACAAGGACCAGTAGCTACAACCTCATACATATCAGAGGCATCTGTTGCACCAGTCGCACCATTGGCACCAGCTCCAGTTGACCAGCAGTACGCTTCAGCCACGTCATCATCTGTGGCACAAACCTCACAAGGACCAGCGTTGGCTCCAACCTCAGCTGGAGTTGCTCAAGCCACTGCCTCGGCCGCGTCAGCAGTTACTGTCGCCACCCAACAG GAACAGCAAGCCAACGCAGCATTCGCGCAAGCAAGGGCTGTAGTGCAGCAAGCATACAACAACTACGCTCAAGCTCAAGTGGCTCTTCAGCAAGCTCAGACTCAGGCTATCGCCGCTGCGCAGGCTGCTCAAGGACCCAATGGCAACGCAGCCGCAGCATTCGCCGCCGCTCAGGCCGCTCAAGTCGCTCAGAGCCAGTTCAACGATGCCGCCGTTCAG CTCCAACAAGCCGAAGAAGCGTACGCCCAAGCCCAAGCCGCCCAACAACAGGCCGCCCAGTCCGCTGCCGCCGCCCTCGCTGCCCAGCAGCAGGCGCAGGCGCTCGCCGCCAGCGAGGCCGCCGCCGAGCAAGCCGCCGCcaacgccgccgccgccgcttctGCACAG GCCGTAGCAAACAACAACGCCGCACAAGCACAGGCAGCAGccaccgccaccgccgccgcggccACCAACGCAGCCAACGCCGTCACCGCAGCCAACGCTGCTAATGAGCAAGCTAACGCTAACGCAGCGGCTGCCGCAAGCGCCGTCGCAGCTCAACAGCAAAACCTGAGCCAAGCTCAAGCCGCCGTCGTTGCGTCAACCCAGCAAGCCCAAGCCATCGCCACCGCTGCAGCAGCATCACAAGCGCAACAGCAAGCCGCCGTGGCCGCAGCTCAACAAGCTGTCTCTACCGCAGCAGCCGGAGTTAACGCTGCTGGTACACAG ttgaACCAAGCCAACGCCGGTCTTTCGGCAGCATTAGCCCAAGTGAGACAAGCGCAAGCAGCATTGCAGCAAGCACAACAAGCCGCCCAGCAAGCCAAcgccgacgccgccgccgccgccgccaccaacAGTCAAGCCGCAGCTCTTGCCGCCGACCAAGCTGCGCAGAATGCCGCTTACGGTGTCTACGTTGCTCAAAATCAG TTGCAACAAGCCGAGCAAGCATACCAAGCAGCATTGGCAGCTCAGCAGCAAGCCACGGCCGTAGCGCAGGCCGCGCAGTCCGCCCAGCAGCAAGCCGCCAGCCAAGCAGCCGCGGCTCAGTCTGCTGCAACAGCACAG GCACAACAAGTCGCCTTAGCTCAAGCTGcggcagaagttgctcaagaACAGGCTACTGCTCAAGCTGCATCTGCAGCAGCAGCTAACCAACAAGCTGTTGCAAACGCACAGGCAGCCGCCAGCGCTCAGATTCAAGCCGCTAATGCTCAAGCTGAAGCCAGTGCTCAAGCTGTAGCTGCTGCTAACCAAGCCGCAACCACTCAAGCCGCAGTCAATGCAGCCAACGCAGCAAATGCAGCGGACGCCGCCGCTGCTGCACAAGCAGCAGCCGCTGCTCAAGCAGCTAACATTCAAGCCACAACCAACGCTCAAGCAGCCGCTATTGCTCAAGCCGCAATCGATGCCGCTAACGCAGCTAACGCAGCCAACGCAGCCAACGCAGCCAACGCAGCCAACGCAGCCAACGCAGCCAACGCAGCCAACGCAGCCAACGCAGCCAGCGCAGCCAACGCAGCCAACGCAGCCAACGCAGCCAATGCAGCTAGCGCAGCCAATGCAGCTAGCGCAGCCAACGCAGCCAACGCAGCCAACGCAGCCAACGCAATTAACGCAGCAAACGCCCAAACTGCAGCTAACGCTCAAGCAGCCAACGCTCAAGCGGCAGCCACTGCTGAAGCAAACGCCGAAGCAGCTGCATTGGCATCTGCCACGTCTGCATTCCCTGGATTACTCCAATTTCTGCAAAGCCTTGGATATGGTCCGGCATCAGCACCAggctcactagttttgccaagttTACCAGCGGCACCGGTGGTTGCACCCACTTCATCTGCTGCTACATCAATATCATCTGCAACTGCTCCAGGCTACCCCGGTGCTCCAGTTTCTGCGTCTACTACATCTAAATCAACATCTTTGACCAGTGCACCTGCTGGCCCAG GAGCACCAGTGACTACATCTACTGCAACTACATCAACATCTACAACCAGTGTTGCCCCAGTAGCAGGAGTTGCCCCAGTAGCAGGAGTTGCCCCAGGAGCAGGAGTTGCCCCAGTAGCAGGAGTTGCCCCAGTAGCAGGAGTTGCCCCAGTAGCAGGAGTAGCCCCAGGAGCAGGAGTTGCCCCAGGAGCAGGAGTTGCCCCAGTAGCAGGAGTAGCCCCAGGAGCAGGAGTTGCCCCAGGAGCAGGAGTTGCCCCAGTAGCAGGAGTTGCCCCAGGTGGCTCGTCTGCAGCCGTAGCTGCAAGCTCCGCTGCCATCGCTGCCGCTATTGCACAG GAAAATAATGCTGCTCAAGTGCTGGCCCAAGCTGAAGCTAACGAACAGCAAGCTCAAGCAGTTTACCAAGCCGCTATCACTGCTCTTCACCAAGCCCAAGCGGCAGCGCAAGCCGCATTCGCCGCCACCCAGCAGCCGAATGGAACAGCAGACATCACTGCTCTGAACGCTGCTCTTCAAGCTATTCAAACTGCCAACAACAATGTCAACAATGCTTCAGTACAG TTACATCAAGCACACCAAGCCTTAGCCCAGGCTCGCGTTGTGCAACGTCAAGCACAAACTGCTGTGATGAACGCTGTGTCCCTGCAAAAGCAAGCCGAACACAAGGCCGCGGCATCCCAAgctgctgccgccgccgccgctaccGCAGCCAGCCAGCaagccgccgccaccgccaccGCTCAAGCCCAAGCCGCACAGGCTCAAGCTCAAGCAGCTGCACAAGCTAACGCGGCAGCTCAg GCCGAGCAAATCGCCCAAGCTGATGCACAAGCCACAGCAGCTACTCTGGCGGCTGAACAGAACGCCGCTGCTGCTGCCACCGCTAACACCTCAGCCTCCGCTGGTGGTCTACAAGGATTCTTGGACTACCTTCAATCACTAGGATTCGGCGGATCAGCTGGAGCCAATGCTGCGGCCGGAACTGCCACAAGTCAGGGTACAGCGGGAGCGCCAGGATCACTGGGTGGTCTCTACGGAACCCAAGGCGCACCAGGAACCGTTCTTGGAGCGAATGGATTGGGAGGTGTTAACGGATTGGGAGGTGTTAACGGATTGGGCGGTGTAGgaggaccaaacggattgggAGGCGTTGGAGGAACTAACGGGTTAGGAGGCGTTGGAGCAGCTAACGGATTGGGAGGCCTTGGAAACGTTAATGGACTGGGAGGCTCTGGAGGTCTTGCAGGCCTTAATGGATTGGGAGGCGTTTCAGGGGTTAATGGATTGGGAAGCCTTTTAGGCCTTAACGGATTGGGAGGCGTTGGAGGAGCAAATGGATTGACAGGCGTTGTAGGAGCTAATGGCTTGGGAGGCCTTGGAGGCATTAATGCTGCATTAGGATTGACTGGCGGAGTAAATGGTGCATTGGAAAATATTGGAGGGTTGAACGCTGGAGGAGAATTGTCAGCCCTTGCAGGATTAAACCTTGGCGGTGTTGGTCTTGATGGCCTTAGCGGCATTGCAGGACTTGATGGTCTTACAGACCTTGTTGGCTTGGGAGGAGCTAATGATCTTTCAGGCCTTGGAAACCAAGGAGGAGTTAATGGTCTTGCCGGCCTTTTAGGCCTGAGTGCTAACGGAGCAAATGGAGGTGCTTTAACAATTGGAGCATTGGGTGGTGCGGCTGGTGGCCAGAATGTCCCGGTACCCACACAAACAGTTGCATCTCAAAGCACTGCAGGATCAACAGTTGTTTCTCAAGGACCAGGAGCGGTTGTTCCCGCAACAACAGGAGCAGCGCCTCTTGTAAATGATACACCAGCACAAGGAGGACTTTCAGGACTTTTGGCCTACTTGAGCTCATTGGGTCTACCGATCCCGGCATCATTGACCGCTGCAATTAACACATCTGGAGTAGCCCCTCTGCCTTTGACTCCAGCACCGGTCGCCCAGGGAGTTACCCCAGGAGTTACACCAGTACCAGTTGCCCCTGGAGCAACACCAGTACCTGTTTCCCCTGCTGTTTTACCAGTTCCTGGAATAGGACCAACATTTTTGAACCCTGGAGTTGCCCCAGCACCACCTGCCCCTGGTGCTTTACCCGTTCCTGGAACTGGACAAACATTTGTGAACCCTGGAGCACTTCCAGCACCTGTTGCCCCTGGAGTAGTCCCAGCACCACTTGCCCCTGTAGGAGCACCATTGCCACTTACCCAAGGAGTGGCTCCAGCACCAGTTGCCCCTGGACTAACCCCAGCACCAGTTGCCCCAGTAACAA GTACTTCAGCTACTTCAGCCTCGACTGTAACCTCAGCTGGACCAACCGGCATCAGCGcagccaccgccgccgccgccgcccaagTCAGGCAGGCTGTTGCagct GAACGCATAGCAGCAGCGCAAGTGGCGTCTGCCCAGGCCGTGGTCCGACAGGCCGCGGCGGCGTGCTCCGCGGCAGTGGTCGCAGCCCAGGCCGCCACCACCGCAGCAGCGCTTGAAGCAGCTCAAACCGGCTACATCACCGCTGTTGACCAG TATCACCAAGCCCAAACGAACCTGGCTCAGGCTCAAGCTACACTGCGTCAGGCAGCAGCAGCAGTCACAGCAGCAGTCACCAGTCAACTGCAAGCCTCAGCTCAGGCCTCAAGCGTAGCGCAAGCAGCAGCCAACGGAGCCGCCGCGGCCACCGCCATCCAGACCGACGCAGGGATCCAATCCAGCGTACAACAACTAGAGGCCAATGCGTCTGCTCAAGCCCAAGCAAGCGCCCAGCAAGCGGCTGCGGCAGCAACTGCTGAGGCGGCGGCAGAGACAGCTTTCGAACAGGCCACCGCGGCCGCTGCCGCCCAAGCAGCCGCCCAGAACGCAGCCAACCAAGCTGCAGCCAATGCCGCGGCCCAGGCCGCCACCACGGCCGCTGGACAGGCTGCCGTCGCACAAGCCCAGTCTACAGCTTCTGGACTATCTGCAGGAGGAGCTTACCCAGGAGTATCAGGAGCTTACACGGGAGCTCCAGGCACTTACGGAACAACACAAGGAGCTTACCCAGGAGCTGCAGGAGCTCTCGCTGGAGCAAACGCATACACCAGCTCTGTGCCCAGTGCATTCCCGGGAGCGGCCGTGCCCGGTGCACCTGCCCTCGCACCAGGAGCAGTAGGCAATGACTACCCATCAATTCTACCTTCTTTCGATGAGTACTTCAACGGCGGCGCCGCGTCTCTCTACCCTGGAGCGGGCTACCCCGGTACCGCAGGGATCGGAGGAGCCGGCTACCCAGGCTACTCTCTATATCCTGGCTCTGCCTACCCTGGTGCCAACACTGCCGCTGGATCCGCATCCTCCGCAGCCACCACTACTGGAGCAGGCTACCCGGGAGCACCTGGTACCGCTACATCCGCCGCCACTACTGCTACCACTGTTGGTGCCCCTGGTGCGCCCGCTGGATCCCCAGGTTTTGCCTACCCAGGAGCTCCTGGTACCACTGCATCAACAGCCACTGCTGCTTCTGCTGCTGCCACTTCTGGAGCACCAGCAGGCTACCCAGGAGCACCAGCAGGCTACCCAGGAGCACCTGCCACAGCTGCATCCGCCGCCACTGCCACTACCACTTCTGGTGCCGGCTACACAGGACCAGCCTACCCTGGAGCGTCTACAGCCGCCGCTGGATCCACCGCCACCACTAGTGCTGGTTACCCAGGAGCCGGAAGTGCTTATGCTTCTGCAAACTCATCTGCTGCAAGTCAGACCACTTCAG GTGTACCTCAGGTCTCATACGGATTATCAG AGTCACCTGAACAATGTACTTTGGTTATCATCAAGACTTGCAATACAG TAACCAACGCTGACGGAACACAGAATACTCAATGCACCACCAGAACCG aaCCGATCGGCGCCTGA